A genome region from Macrotis lagotis isolate mMagLag1 chromosome 4, bilby.v1.9.chrom.fasta, whole genome shotgun sequence includes the following:
- the CALY gene encoding neuron-specific vesicular protein calcyon — translation MVKLGSNLTEKPEKEQGNGSGGGEDGFDNIPLITPLDVNQLQQPFPDKVIVKTRTEYQLQSKKKRKLHVPGIKRLNVNLYDEVSEKVKLTGLILITMAFLACLLMLVMYKALWYDQLSCPEGFVFKHKHCTPAALEMYYSEQEAGPRGSLYTAINHLTQAKKTIPELPSPWLPVINALKEAEKAKDEPPISQQ, via the exons ATGGTGAAATTGGGGAGTAACCTGACAGAGAAGCCCGAAAAGGAACAGGGCAATGGAAGTGGTGGAGGGGAAGATGGCTTTGATAACATCCCTCTCATAACTCCACTGGATGTCAATCAGCTACAGCAGCCATTTCCAGACAAG GTGATAGTCAAGACTCGAACGGAATACCAGCTTCAgtcaaagaagaagagaaagttaCATGTACCTGGAATCAAAAGGCTAAATGTCAATCTTTATGATGAAGTATCAGAAAAGGTTAAG ttgACAGGACTCATTCTCATCACGATGGCGTTTCTGGCCTGTCTCCTCATGCTGGTCATGTACAAGGCTCTCTGGTATGACCAGTTAAGCTGCCCAGAGGGCTTTGTCTTTAAG cacaAGCACTGTACTCCTGCAGCCCTAGAGATGTATTATTCTGAGCAGGAAGCAGGACCCCGAGGAAGTCTCTACACGGCTATTAACCACTTAACTCAAGCCAAGAAAACCATCCCCGAACTGCCTTCACCGTGGTTACCAGTAATTAATGCTTTGAAGGAAGCAGAGAAAGCTAAAGATGAGCCGCCCATTTCTCAGCAGTAA